The following proteins come from a genomic window of Sebaldella sp. S0638:
- a CDS encoding AroM family protein, producing MKRKIGAITIGQSPRTDVIPEMKEILGENVTVLEAGALDGLTREEIEKFIPDKNDYVLVSKLNDGSHVKFGKSYIIPLLQNCINNLEKQGAELIIVICTGYFGSLLTSKIPLIYPQKIMYSLVPDFAVNGRIGVIVPEEDQIVQMSEKWTETGVHVSAEAASPYKEIEGIRKAAEKLKAENVDIIVLDCIGYDKSMKQEVEKITGKPVVLSRTLVARVVTELTGGWR from the coding sequence ATGAAAAGAAAAATAGGTGCAATAACAATAGGTCAGTCACCAAGAACAGATGTAATTCCTGAAATGAAGGAAATTCTCGGAGAGAATGTTACAGTTCTCGAAGCAGGAGCTCTTGACGGACTGACAAGGGAAGAAATAGAAAAATTTATACCGGATAAAAATGATTATGTTCTGGTATCAAAACTAAATGACGGATCACATGTAAAATTCGGCAAGTCATACATAATTCCTTTACTGCAAAACTGTATAAATAATCTGGAAAAACAGGGAGCAGAATTGATAATAGTTATTTGTACGGGATATTTCGGGAGTCTTCTGACTTCAAAAATACCGCTTATTTACCCGCAGAAAATAATGTACTCTCTTGTGCCTGATTTTGCTGTGAATGGAAGAATAGGAGTAATAGTTCCAGAAGAAGATCAGATAGTGCAGATGTCAGAAAAATGGACGGAAACAGGAGTGCATGTGAGTGCAGAGGCAGCTTCACCGTATAAAGAAATAGAAGGTATAAGGAAAGCTGCGGAAAAATTAAAAGCAGAAAATGTGGATATAATTGTACTTGATTGTATAGGATATGATAAAAGTATGAAACAGGAGGTAGAAAAAATTACTGGAAAACCTGTAGTTTTATCAAGAACTCTTGTAGCAAGAGTAGTAACAGAATTAACAGGAGGATGGAGGTAG
- a CDS encoding DUF1177 family protein, translating into MLLKQLMDVYEVIDRADASGQLVKELLETYGGKNIDVKKITGEKGSTDFVKIKIEGKNGKSKGGNAPTIGILGRLGGIGARPVMTGMVSDADGAMVALSVAAKILDMQNKGDFLEGDVIVGTHICPDAPTQPHEPVPFMGSPVDMATVNREEVNDEMDAILSIDTTKGNKVINTRGFAISPTVKEGYILKVSNDLLTFMEITTGKLPAVFPLSIQDITPYGNDLYHLNSILQPATATSAPVVGVAITTEVPVPGCATGASHFTDMESAARFSLEVAKAFGRNQCDFYDKEEFDKIISKYGEMKHFQTFGK; encoded by the coding sequence GTGTTATTAAAACAGTTAATGGATGTATATGAAGTAATTGACCGTGCAGATGCAAGCGGTCAGCTGGTAAAGGAACTTTTGGAAACTTACGGCGGTAAAAATATAGATGTAAAAAAAATAACCGGTGAAAAAGGCTCTACGGATTTTGTGAAAATAAAAATAGAGGGAAAAAACGGAAAAAGTAAGGGAGGTAATGCTCCTACCATTGGAATATTGGGAAGACTTGGAGGTATTGGAGCAAGACCAGTAATGACAGGAATGGTATCAGATGCTGATGGAGCAATGGTAGCCCTTTCTGTAGCAGCTAAAATTCTGGATATGCAGAATAAAGGTGACTTTCTTGAAGGGGATGTAATAGTAGGAACACATATATGTCCTGACGCGCCTACACAGCCTCATGAGCCGGTGCCGTTTATGGGATCGCCTGTTGATATGGCTACTGTAAACAGAGAAGAAGTAAATGATGAAATGGATGCAATTTTGTCTATTGATACTACTAAAGGAAACAAAGTTATTAATACAAGAGGATTTGCAATATCACCAACTGTAAAAGAGGGTTATATTCTTAAAGTAAGCAATGATCTTCTTACATTTATGGAAATAACAACAGGAAAACTTCCGGCGGTATTCCCGCTTTCAATACAGGACATAACGCCGTATGGAAATGATCTTTATCATTTGAACAGCATACTTCAGCCTGCTACTGCTACATCAGCTCCTGTAGTGGGAGTGGCAATAACAACAGAAGTGCCTGTACCGGGATGTGCCACAGGAGCAAGCCATTTTACAGACATGGAATCTGCAGCAAGGTTCAGTCTTGAAGTAGCAAAAGCATTTGGAAGAAATCAATGTGATTTTTATGATAAAGAAGAATTTGATAAAATTATAAGTAAATACGGAGAAATGAAGCATTTTCAAACTTTTGGAAAATAG